The following are encoded in a window of Thalassotalea insulae genomic DNA:
- a CDS encoding cation diffusion facilitator family transporter, translated as MEQTKSTYDFWVRCAAFTATSVAFLLVMLKLYAWLMTDASAMLASATDSLLDLFASVMNVVILRFALAPADQEHKFGHGKAESLAGLVQAAFVLGSALLLIINGVERIISPKVIVHTEVGIWVSIIAIFLTLALVILQKVVIAKTNSLAISADSLHYQSDLILNLGVLAALFLSQGYWIKADGVFTLLVGGHLMLGAAKIIWLSVHHLMDHELAAEEVDKIKDIILSHEKALGMHELRTRQAGHQRFIQFHLELDDNLSLLDAHSIGEAIEREIELALAPCEVFIHHDPSSVVGSELSTKEIV; from the coding sequence ATGGAACAAACAAAGTCCACTTATGATTTTTGGGTAAGGTGTGCAGCATTCACTGCCACTAGCGTTGCGTTTTTGCTCGTTATGCTAAAACTCTATGCCTGGCTGATGACGGATGCCAGCGCAATGTTGGCTTCTGCTACTGATTCATTATTAGACTTATTTGCGTCGGTTATGAATGTGGTGATTTTAAGGTTTGCTTTAGCTCCGGCGGATCAGGAGCATAAATTTGGACATGGTAAAGCTGAAAGTTTGGCGGGGTTAGTGCAAGCCGCTTTTGTATTAGGCTCGGCGTTATTACTGATCATAAATGGTGTTGAGCGTATTATTAGTCCGAAAGTCATTGTTCATACCGAAGTCGGTATTTGGGTGAGCATTATTGCGATTTTCTTAACGCTGGCATTAGTGATATTGCAAAAAGTGGTCATTGCCAAAACAAATTCACTAGCGATTAGTGCTGATTCCCTGCATTATCAATCGGATCTTATCTTAAATTTAGGCGTGCTGGCGGCGCTGTTCTTAAGTCAGGGCTATTGGATAAAAGCAGATGGTGTATTTACCTTATTGGTCGGTGGGCACTTGATGCTCGGCGCAGCGAAAATAATTTGGCTTAGTGTACACCACTTGATGGATCATGAATTAGCAGCCGAGGAAGTGGATAAAATTAAGGACATTATTCTTAGTCATGAAAAAGCGTTAGGTATGCATGAGTTGAGAACACGGCAAGCTGGGCATCAACGCTTTATTCAGTTTCATCTCGAGCTGGATGATAATTTATCTTTGTTAGATGCACATAGTATTGGTGAAGCGATTGAGCGAGAAATTGAACTTGCATTGGCACCTTGTGAGGTCTTTATTCATCATGATCCCTCTTCGGTTGTTGGTAGTGAGCTGAGTACTAAAGAAATTGTTTAA
- the trmL gene encoding tRNA (uridine(34)/cytosine(34)/5-carboxymethylaminomethyluridine(34)-2'-O)-methyltransferase TrmL, with amino-acid sequence MLDVVLFQPQIPPNTGNIIRLCANTGFRLHLIEPLGFDLDDKKLRRAGLDYHEFAAVKRHSNYHAFVESEQPKRVLAITTKATNYYQNIEFTQGDYLLFGSETAGLPEEVRQQIPEQDKIRIPMLKDSRSMNLSNATAVLIYEAWRQLGFENSI; translated from the coding sequence ATGTTAGATGTTGTCCTGTTTCAACCGCAAATCCCGCCTAATACCGGCAATATTATCCGCTTATGCGCCAACACCGGCTTTAGATTACATCTGATTGAGCCATTAGGCTTTGATCTGGACGATAAAAAGCTGCGCCGGGCAGGACTAGATTATCATGAATTTGCCGCAGTTAAACGTCACAGTAATTATCACGCCTTTGTCGAAAGTGAACAACCTAAGAGAGTGCTAGCAATAACCACTAAAGCGACCAATTATTATCAGAATATCGAGTTCACTCAAGGCGATTATTTATTGTTTGGTTCAGAAACAGCAGGATTACCGGAGGAAGTCAGGCAGCAAATCCCCGAACAGGACAAAATTCGTATTCCGATGTTAAAAGACAGTCGCAGCATGAACTTATCCAATGCCACAGCCGTGCTTATCTATGAAGCTTGGCGTCAGTTGGGATTTGAAAATTCAATATAA
- the gpsA gene encoding NAD(P)H-dependent glycerol-3-phosphate dehydrogenase — translation MTQPSAKISVIGAGSYGTALAICFARNGHKTLLWGREQTHINEMASSRSNEKYLPGSHFPESLELVADLASAAQASDNILIVVPSHAFGDMLNQIKPFLRKNARVAWATKGLDPNTGNLLQDVARSILGDDISLAVLSGPTFAKEMAAGLPTAISLSSTDDNFVNELSDLLHCEKTFRVYSNKDFIGVQLGGAVKNVIAIGAGMADGIGFGANARTALITRGLVEMTRLGAALNAEPATFMGMAGLGDLVLTCTDNQSRNRRFGLALGQGQNVEQAMQDIGQVVEGYRNTKEVYMLAQRMSVEMPIVEQVYQVLYCGKDAKAAASDLLSRERKFE, via the coding sequence ATGACTCAGCCATCGGCTAAAATTAGTGTTATCGGGGCGGGATCATATGGTACCGCCCTCGCTATTTGTTTTGCCCGCAATGGTCATAAAACCTTGCTTTGGGGACGAGAGCAAACTCATATCAATGAGATGGCAAGCTCCCGCAGTAATGAAAAATATCTGCCGGGTAGCCACTTTCCTGAATCACTAGAACTAGTCGCTGATTTAGCAAGTGCAGCTCAAGCAAGTGATAATATCTTAATCGTTGTGCCGAGCCATGCGTTTGGCGATATGCTCAATCAGATTAAACCATTTTTGCGCAAGAATGCTCGAGTTGCCTGGGCAACTAAGGGCTTAGATCCAAATACCGGTAATTTATTGCAAGATGTTGCTCGTAGTATTTTAGGTGATGATATTTCATTAGCGGTATTATCCGGGCCGACATTTGCCAAAGAAATGGCTGCTGGCTTGCCGACAGCGATTTCGTTATCCTCGACCGATGATAATTTTGTTAATGAATTATCAGATCTGCTGCACTGTGAAAAAACCTTTAGGGTTTATTCTAATAAAGACTTTATTGGCGTTCAGCTAGGAGGCGCGGTCAAAAATGTGATTGCTATAGGTGCCGGTATGGCGGATGGTATCGGATTTGGCGCCAATGCTCGAACAGCACTTATCACCAGAGGTTTGGTTGAAATGACTCGCTTAGGAGCGGCATTAAACGCTGAGCCCGCGACTTTTATGGGCATGGCTGGCTTAGGTGACTTAGTACTTACTTGTACCGATAATCAGTCGCGTAATCGTCGATTTGGATTAGCCTTAGGCCAGGGACAAAATGTCGAACAGGCAATGCAGGATATCGGCCAGGTAGTTGAAGGCTATCGGAATACTAAAGAAGTCTATATGCTGGCACAGCGGATGAGTGTGGAAATGCCAATTGTTGAGCAGGTTTATCAAGTGCTCTATTGTGGTAAAGATGCCAAAGCAGCTGCTTCAGATTTATTATCACGTGAACGTAAGTTTGAATAA
- the secB gene encoding protein-export chaperone SecB: protein MADENQNSTEGNAEQAGPQFAIQRVYTKDISFETPNSPAIFQKEWKPEIKLDLDTRSAKLADNTYEVVLALTVTATVEDQTAFLAEVQQAGIFTIGNLPEAQLAHTIGAFCPSTLFPYARESVASLVNRGSFPQINLAPVNFDALFASYVQQRAKEQADTQAPASSETH, encoded by the coding sequence ATGGCTGACGAAAACCAAAACAGCACAGAAGGTAACGCAGAACAAGCTGGACCACAATTTGCAATTCAACGTGTCTATACAAAAGATATTTCTTTTGAAACACCTAATTCACCAGCTATTTTTCAAAAAGAATGGAAGCCAGAAATTAAGTTAGACTTGGATACCCGTTCAGCTAAATTAGCCGATAATACTTATGAAGTGGTCCTAGCGTTAACTGTTACCGCAACAGTAGAAGATCAAACAGCATTTTTAGCAGAAGTACAACAAGCTGGTATCTTTACTATCGGTAATTTACCAGAAGCGCAATTAGCACATACCATCGGTGCTTTCTGTCCTTCAACGTTATTCCCGTATGCCCGTGAATCTGTGGCCAGCTTAGTGAATCGTGGTTCATTCCCACAAATTAACTTAGCACCTGTTAATTTTGATGCGCTATTTGCCTCATATGTTCAACAACGCGCTAAAGAACAGGCTGATACGCAAGCACCAGCTAGTTCAGAAACTCACTAA
- the grxC gene encoding glutaredoxin 3 — MMAVEIYSKVTCGFCMRAKMLLKQKNVAFTEIDISHDTELRDKMIKRSNGAFTVPQIFIDNQHIGGCDDLYALHYQNKLDQLLMASA, encoded by the coding sequence ATAATGGCAGTAGAAATTTATAGCAAGGTGACATGTGGTTTTTGTATGCGGGCAAAAATGCTGTTAAAGCAAAAAAATGTCGCATTTACAGAAATAGATATCAGTCATGATACTGAATTACGTGACAAGATGATTAAACGTAGTAATGGGGCTTTTACTGTGCCGCAAATTTTCATTGATAACCAGCATATTGGCGGTTGTGATGATTTATATGCCTTACATTATCAAAATAAATTAGATCAACTATTAATGGCATCTGCTTGA
- a CDS encoding rhodanese-like domain-containing protein, producing MEQFIEFLANHPMLAAAWVGIFIAIVVTSIKIKLSPVKQFSPQELTLAVNREQGVVLDIRAEKEFKAAHIIDAIHLAKEKIDNNDFAALEKHKDKPIIVVCTAGITAAKVAEQLFKAGFTQASLLKGGMNAWTGAGLPVVKK from the coding sequence ATGGAACAATTTATTGAGTTTTTAGCAAACCATCCAATGTTGGCTGCGGCTTGGGTCGGTATTTTTATTGCAATAGTGGTGACCAGTATCAAAATCAAGTTATCACCTGTTAAGCAATTTAGTCCGCAGGAATTAACGTTAGCGGTCAATCGTGAGCAGGGCGTTGTTTTAGATATACGAGCTGAAAAAGAATTTAAAGCGGCGCATATTATTGACGCTATACACCTTGCAAAGGAAAAGATCGATAATAATGACTTTGCCGCCCTTGAAAAGCACAAAGATAAACCCATTATAGTCGTATGTACTGCAGGGATCACAGCGGCAAAAGTAGCCGAGCAGCTTTTTAAAGCAGGCTTTACCCAAGCAAGCTTATTAAAAGGTGGTATGAATGCATGGACTGGTGCGGGTTTACCTGTAGTAAAAAAATAA